ATGATCTTGGAGAAGGAAGGAATCTTCTCTTCTGCACCTGAGATCTTGGATAGATTCTCCTATTCTGATGTTTTACCTCATGGACATACCAGAGCGTATCTCAAGATCCAAGATGGATGCGATCGTCAGTGCTCTTATTGCAAGATTCCTCAGGCTCGAGGCAAGGGAGTTTCCAGGAATTGGAATGATGTTTTGGATCAGGTTTCCTTTCTGCAAGATAATGGAGTAGGGGAGATCATGCTGACTGGAGTGAATCTGGGTTGGTATCGAGATTCAGAAGGAAGAAAATCATTTACCAAAATGTTAGAAGCGATTCTGAACAAGCTGGAATATTCTAGACTTCGTTTATCTTCTATCGAGCCTCCTGATGTAGGAGTAGAGCTTGCTGAGTTACTTACCCATCCTAGATTTACGCCTTTCTTACATGTTCCTTTACAAAGCGGAAGTAGATCCGTTCTGAAAAGAATGAAGAGAAGTTATACTCCTGAGACATTCAGAAAGAGGATCGAACTTGCTAAGTCCAAGGTCCCGAATCTTTTCTTAGGAACAGATGTGATTGTAGGATTTCCAGGAGAGACAGAAGAAGACTTTCAAGATTCTTGTTCGATTCTGGATGAATTAGGTTTTGCTAAAATACATGCATTTCCCTTCTCCGTGCGCAAGAACACTTCTGCAGAAGAATATCCGGAAACAGTTTCCAAAGAAGAAAAGAAAGAGAGAGTTCACACTCTCATGCAACTTTCCCAAAGGCTGCATAAGTCTTATGCCGAAAGCCAATTCTCTCAGAAAAGAGAGGCTGTCTTAGAAAAAGACGGGATCGCAGTGACTGATAATTATTTAAAAGCGATTCTTCCGGAATCGGATCTACGAAGCCTAAGCCCTGGACAATTCCTCACAGTAGAGATCGGTGATTACGTTCCTGAGCCAGGCAAAGAAGGAAAAGTAATCGGCCGCATCTTAGCTGCGGTTTAGAACTTCGCGTTTTCTGTTCAGAGTAAGGCGTTTCTCATTTAAGCCTTACTCTGCTTTGTAATAAAAGCAATCTTACGATCGGATCAATTCTTCGGAATACGTTTCTTCTTCTCTTAAATCGTAATAGCCATATTCGAATTCAGGGCCGGATTGTATCTCTAACCCATAAACATTCTCGCTAATCCGAACAGTTTTAATGATCTCTAATTTGTACTGTTCTGCGAGAAATTTCATTTTGTCCAAAGAGATCTTGTCGTTGATACGAGGCCCAACCGGATACTCATTCTTGACCCAATCTAGAACGATGAGTCGCCCACCCTTCTTCATAGAGCGAATGAGTCCGTCCATTGCTTGGCCGGGGTCCGCAAATGTGGATAGAACTAGTGAGGCAAATATGACTTCGGGAACTGGGATCCATTCGGGCAATAAGGGTCGGTCTGCCTTTTCCATGAAGAAGGGAGTGAATCTCTGGATATCTTCTCGATTCTTCCAGTGAAGTACTTCGTCCAGAAAGTCTTGGTTGCATTCTGCTCCCCAGACCCAGCCTTCCTTGTGAATTGCTTTTAAAAGATTCTCCGTCCAAAATCCGAGGCCCATTCCGAAATCTACGATATTTTGCACATCTTTGAATGAAAAATGTTTAAAGACGGTCTCAGGAGGAGTAAGCTCTCTTCGTTTACTGGAAAGAAGGAAATTCTGATATTCTGGATCGTAATAGTATTCGATATCTATCATCTTAAGACCGGAAGTCGTATTATGTCTTATGCCTACTTATTTCAGTCAAGAGCAAAGCGGCGGAGACTTTTTGAAATTCCCCTCTTTTATTATTTTCTTTCCATCGTGCGAAAAACCGAAGTAAAAAATTCGATTCGGAAGACCGATAATGATATTCGGAACCTTATTTCCAGATGAAAATTCGCCTTCGGATCATAGCCATATTTTGCTTCCTGTTGTCTGGGGCCCTTAGCGCTCAGCAGGATTTGCGCGTAGACGGGGACGGCACCAGTAGTGTAGCAGGTTCCTTGAATGTGGAAGTGCTCCGCGATGGAAAATCCGTACGAATTTCCTGGGATCCCCCGCGAGAAACCGGCGAGATCATTGTAGCGAGATCTTCTAGTATTATCGACAGTGCAGATAAATGTTATATTGCAGATTCTTTAGGAAAATTCCCTAGCGGTGTTGCCAATGGAGTCAATCAGATCTTTGATTATAATTTAAAGCCGGGAACTTATTATTATGCAGTGGTCTTGGCTCATCATGTTCGTAGGAAAGATGTTCGCTTGGTTGCGAATCGTAACTTTACGACGATTCCGATTGTAATCGAAAATAATCCACAAGTAAACAATACACCTCCTGCTCAGAATCCTCCTGTTACCCAAAATCCTCCGGTGAATAATCAGGTACCTCCTCCTGAAGAACAAAAATATTTATCCGACAATGCGCGCGTAACGGACATCGCAGCAAAGAGAGAAGGTAAATTTGTTCGTATTACATGGGAGCCATATCCGAAAGGAATTCCTGGCGAAACTATTTATACGATCTATAAATCTGCAGAGCCTTTATCTAGTTTGAGTCTGATGAGAAAGGCGGAGAAGCTTGCGGAAGTTTCTCATCCTGAAAACAATTTCTTGGACCAAGATTTGACTAAGTCTCAAACCTTATACTACGGAGTCTCCGTGAAGCAAGGTTTGAAAGAAGTTTTACCTTTAGTACAGAATCAATCCTTCATTCGTCATTTTTATGTTTATGACCAGGATAAGAGAAAGCCTCCTAAGGAAGATGATTCTGTTGTTACCAATCCTGACTTTTCTTTCGATGAGATGCATGTTCGAGATTTGAATGCAACTACTGTCGAAGGAGGAATCCGCTTAGATTGGAAACCTCCTACGAAAGCGGACGAGAATACTGTTTACTCTATTTACCAAGCTCTTAAACCTCTAGCGGGAGGAATGTCCACTTTCCTCGGCGGGAACGTCAAAAAGTTAGGCGAAATGGCTCACCCTGATACGAATGTAATGGTTCGTATGAAACCCTATGACGGAACAGTTTATTTCGGTGTGACCGTAAAAAGGGGAGAAGTAGAGGACTTTACTCTTACTCTAGATCAGTCTTACGTTGCGATCGGCTCCAATCCAAACGAGCAAGATCAGAATAATCAGCAACAAACTGCGGATCAGGAACCTAAGGAAGATCAGAATCCGAAAGAAGAAGAGCAGAAACCTTCTCACAATGAAGAAAAGGCTCCTTTGATCGTTCAACAGGAAGAACCTTCCGAAGAAGAAATGGATCGGGTATTGAAATCCACCTTCTGGAAGGATGAATATGCAGAAGCAATCCGGCAATTAGGACCTTATGCCGGAGCAGGAGATAATTCCATTCGTGGAAAAGCCAAGTTCTACATGGGAATGTCTTATTATAGAAAAGGTGAATATAATAAAGCCTTAAAGTATTTTGTGCAAAAGGATACGAAGGCCTACAATCCGGAACGAACCGAATTCTGGACCAAGCAATGTCTGTCCAGAATAGGCGGAGGAAAAAGATGAACCGTTCCATCATATTAGTAACAGGATTTTTATTTGTCTGTGCCGGCCTTTTAACGGGCATTTATACGGCTGTGATCCAGGACAATGATTCTTCGAATCGTACTATTCTGGAAAAGGTGCGAGAAGGAGAAGAGTTCCTAAAACATTCCAATCCTAAGTCTGCCGACAAGGCATTGGATATCTTTGCGGAGCTTTCTTCCAAGGATGTGGGTTCAGATCTTTCTTTCAGGATCCAATATGATCTGGGCGCCGCTTTGGACAAGACCGGAGACAAGATGCGTGCTCTCGGAATCTTTCGTGAGTTAAATCAGAAAGAAGGTCTTTCCCGAGAAGAAAAAGCGAAGGTTGCTTATGGTCTTGGAAATCTTCTTCTTCTTTTAAATAGAGACGAAGAAGGCAAAGGACATCTCGAAGAAGTGCTTCGCACATCCAGTGATAATAAACTCAGATCCAATGCTCTTTCTGCGATCGCAGATTATTATATGAAGAAGGGCAATTACGATCAGTCCAGAAAGAACTACGTTCTCGCATTACAAGAAGATCCGGAGAATGTTAAGGCGAGGGTCCGCTGGGGTAAATCTTTACGTAGAATGGGCAAGGACTGGTCCGCTTACGATGTATACGAAGATTACGTGCAGTCAGACGCGTACTTCGATCCGGACAAGATTGCAGTGGATAAGGAATTCCGCTCAGGTCTTTTGGAGAAGGGAAGACAGTTATACGTTCATAAGCAGTACTATAATGCTATCGAAACTTTGAAGAAGGCTCTGGACATCGGAGTCAGCGAAAGCGCGAGAGAGCAAGCTTGGTACTATATTGCCGAAAGTTATGACGCTCTCGGAAAACCAGAAACAGCAATCCAATATTTGAACAAAATATTAGAAAATTCTGATGGAACTATGGACCAAACGGCCATATTCCGAAAAGGAACCATTTATTTCCGTAGTGGGCAATATGAAAAGGCTGCATCCGTGTTCCACGACGCTGCGGATCGCAACCCTGATTCTCCTATCGGAAAGAAGGCACTCACTTGGAGAAAAGAAGCTTTGGATCAGATCGAAGACGATTTGAAATACAAGGACAGCGATTCTGCTAAGGCCAAACCTTCTAACGATGAAGACGATCGCTTGGATGATGATTGGAAATACTAAAAGTTAAGCGGATGTCTGAACGAATTCTTGTTCGGACATTTCGATTTTGATCCCTAAGCAATCGTAAATTGCATGCGGTATATCTTTCAAAGCCTTGATGCTATTCTTCATTTGATCCGTGTATTTTCCGTATAAGATTGTTGGCACAGGATTGAGAGTGTGAACATCCACGGTTAGATCTTCCAGATTTCCATGATCGGAAGTGATGATGAGCTGATCTTCCTCCGGATCCATTGCGTCAATGACTCCTAACAGGAATTCCTCCAGATCCAGAATACATTTCTGGGCGCCTCTCCAGTTCATCTTATGACCGACCTTGTCGGTAATGAAATATTCGTAGATGCAAAGAGTATGATCACCTTTGACTGCAGGGACTATATCCTTTCCGGTTTTGTAAGGATCTTGGATCTCCAATACTGGATCATCTTTGTCTATGAATTCTCTTCCGAACTTACGAAGGAAGTCACGGCTGATATCCATATACAATCCTTTGCCTTCTCTCAGATCGTCCATTCCCTTGAGAGGTTTGTCGGCAGCCATCTGTATAAGAGTAGAAGCGGATACATGTCTTGGATTCTTTTTAACGTGTTCTGCAAATCCAGGAGTGTAGCAATTCAAGAGATCCGCTTTGAATCCGTTCTCTTCTAATATTCGGATAATGGAATATTTTGCTATGATACGCTTTAAGGTGAAGGTAGGAAATCCGCTCATGTGGCGGCTCAAGACTTGGCAGGCATTGATCCCTGTCCAAAGAGAAGTTTGTCCCGTTGCGCTTTGGGGAAGTCCCTTGACTCCCATGCTTGCATCGGTCCTTAAATAAACCAAGTCCTTGAGGCGGGAAGAAATATCGGAAGGAAACTCCTTTCCTCCCAGGGGAAGAAAAATCCCATTCGCATACTTTGCAAAAGGGTTCTTTTCTGGATCCTTCTCTCCGAATCCGATCCCATCTATAAATACGTAAAATATCATCTTATAGCCCGAAAGAAGAGCGCTCTACCATTGAATTAGACTGATTCTTTATGATAGAATCGCCGATACTAGAAAGGTGAACCCTCGTACAAGTAGCAGAAGATCTAGAATTCTATCTCTGATACTCCTATGTCCTGCGTTGGTTTCCATCCCTTTTTTTACTTCAGAATGGAAGGATGCAGTTTTCTTTTCTCCGGTCCCAGTTCTTAGTTCGCAGCCAAAACAGAAGAAGGAGCTATTCTCTTCTAACCTAGTCCATAGACTGGAAGATCCTTATTACGATCTAGGCTTACGATTTGAATATTTAATACGGGAATTTTCCAATCTAAGTTCGGATAAGAATGCCGAATCATTGGGCAAATCGCTTCGCTCCGGATTTCGATTAAAACTAATTCGCATTTACGATTATAATTTCAGGTCTATGTATTCTTCCGATCCAGAAGGGCCTGCATTTCACAGTGGGCTTAGGCTCCTAGGCTTAGAAGTGCTTAGGTCAGGTTGGGCAGAAGATACTGAGAAATTTCTGTTATACCGCAGCTCGAATGGAGAACTTTATTTTCAAATCCCCAAAGAAGATGGCGAAAGGATCATTAAAGAATCTACCGGTAAGAAGAGCTCTTATCTACCTCGGGAATTTTCAGAAGGAGTGCTCTATTGGGTTTTTCGAAAAACCGAAGAAGGGCATGAACTATTAGAAACCAATTTAGATCCGAACAGTCCTTTGCTTCCGGAGAAGACTAAAAGGATAACTGAGCCCGTTCCTAGAGAAGATGCGGAAACTACAACTCACGCATTGCTCGAGAAATTTTCCAAATCCGATCGATTCATTGAAAGACCTGTTTGGGAGAAGGCAACCCAAGGGAATACCGAGATTTTTCTAACATATCCGAGAAAGTCTAGGGCCCAAGAGATGTTATTGATATTGGCTGCGATCTCCTCTTCTCTTCTTGCTTTGTTAGGCGGAGTCCTTGCCGCTCGCATTCTATATACGATCCGAATTGAGAAGAGATACTTAGAGAGAGAGGACGCATTAAAAATGAAAACGGAATTAGTTCGTTTGCTCGGGCTTTTTCGGGAAAGGACCAGATGATAGGTTTTAAATTCAGACTCGTTCTTTCTTTGGCGTTCTTATTCTCGTCTATGGTTCTCTGGTTGGAGCCTTATTTTCCTTCCGGGATATTTTATAAGTCTAGATTGGATTCTGTATTCTCTTCCTTTAATAAGGATGTTTTGGAATTAGAGAAGAAGATCAGAGATTCGAAACCGGAAGAGTTGAGTATAGATTCTTCTTTCGTACCTGTGAAGACATTCACCACTTGGGATCCGATCTTAAAGATCACTCCTGATCTAGATTTTTCTGCAGAGAAGGAAAGGCTTGTGCTTACTCAATCTTGGGAAGGAAAGATTAGTAGGCTTCTCGTACTTGAAAATGAGCCTGTCTTATTCGTACCTTTGCAGGAAAAGTCGATCGCAGTACTTGCCATCTTGGACAAGGACAGATTCAGAATCTCTATCGAGGATAAAGTGGAGTATTTTGTTCCCGAGCCTAAGGTGGGAACTTTCTCCGATTGGGAAGAGAAAGGAGATAAAGCCGATCCTCGTAGGATCTCCGAAGAACTATTGCGTTCTATGAAAGACTCCGGCACGGATTTCAAAGAGATCCGATTGGGAGAGAAATCTTATAGAGGATACTATGCATCGTATCCGGATGATAAGATCGGATTCATCCAAGGGATTTTATTGCTAGTTCCTACGGAACCGAATCTATTTCTATTATTGTTTCCTATATTCTTCGGTCTTCTTCTCGCATTGGATCTTTGTATCTTAATCGTTCGTAGGAACAAGGCTGCTTCTGTTTATAGACGCTCCGAAATCTCCAGACTGATCCAGCTTCTTTCTCAAAGAATAGAAGAGAATGCTTTCCAGCAGATAGAAGCAAAGAAAATGCAAGAAGTCCCAGAGTTAGTTACTGAACCTGAGCCTGCGGTTTTGGAAACTAGAGCCTCCGTATCCGGGACTTTTTACGTGCTGCCTTTTGATCTTCCTCAGGATTCATTCTTAACTCCTAAGTATTTGAGAGAAAAGAGATCATTGGAGCCGACGGCTTCCGAATTCACAGGATCAGTTACGATCGCAGAACTTCCTCCTCCAGTTCAGAAAAAGAGAGACTCTATCTTTACTGATGAGCTCGCTAAATTGGTAGAGAAGGTAAAGACAGTTGCTCCGGCAGAAATCCAGAAGATAGAAATCAGCGATCGTCCTAAAGATTCCGGACTTCTGGCAAAAGCGTTAAGAGTCACAGGACTTGCGGAGATAGGACTTAAGGCGGCAAGAGGATTATCTCCTCAACACAAGTCTAGATTCTTTTTGTGGGCAAGGGCTTGGTGGGGAATCCGAAAAACGGATCCGAATGAGGAGCTGCCTCTTTCTGACAAATTCAAGATCTGGTTGGAGAAACAACCGATCCGAGAGAAGAGAAAGATATTGGAAGTCTTGGACGAGATCCACCAAGGTTTGGATACTCCTACATCTTCTTTGTTGAAATATTATTTAACGATCTTTTCTTCTCTTCATCTGAAATCTTTCAGTATTCATTTCTATGATAGAAGAAGGGGCGCTTATCTTCCTGTAGTGTCATACGGATTACAGCCTTATAGTCGTCAGAACATGATCTTTCTCTATGGAGACCAATTTTTAGGTAAAGAAACAGGAGATGTCTCGATCATTGATGTAACGGAAGAAAGACGAAATGATCATTTCTTCCGAAAGAAATTTGATGCAGCGGATTTGGACGGAGTAATGAGGATCGTATCCTTTCCTCTATTCAGATCAGGATTAGACTTTAGATTTTTCTTATTATTCCCCGATCCACCGAATAACGATTTAGCGGATCAAATCCGCGATAATGTGGAGCACTCGATAGAGCCTGTGGAGGATGCCTTCTTACAATTGGAGATTGAACAGGCATCTCATGCGATACAAGATAAAAGAGACTTGGTCCAGATCCAATTCTTGTTATTGCGTTGGGCGACTCACGGAGAAAGAAGCAAATGCAATCTGTATAAGATCAGATCTACTGGGGATCTGGAATATCCGATCTTGGACGAATGGAGAAGAAAGGCCCTGGAAAAAATACAACCGATCCTTGGCTCCGAAGATTATGGTTTCGGTGTTTCCCCTTCCGAGATCTTTGTTCTCTCTAGAGAGGAAAGACAAGAAGAATTGGATGAGATCCTGAAATCTGTAGGTCAACCTTACAAGATCATTCCTCTTCCCTATCCGGAAAATGGAAAAAATCTCTACACATATATTTAATATTTTTCTAATACGATCTGCGATCGTACTGTCTCTTCTTTTTAGTGTCGCTTCTCTCTTGGCTCAAGAAGAGAATCGTAGGGAATGGAATAAGGCTGCAAAAGAAAAGATCTTAGCTTTTCAACAAGGCGGAAAAGAGGCAGAAAGCCTTCCCTTTTTAGAAGAATATGTGAAGAAGAATCCGAGCGAGCTGATGTTCCGGCTCTATCTGGCCCGGGCTCTTTTTTGGAGAGCGGACCTTCCCTTGCCCGAGCATTCGGAAGATGTGTTTTCCCGAATGGAAAAGATAAAAGCGATCCGAGAGAATTATCTGAGATCAGCAGGAATCTTCGAGGAAGCTCTGGGGCATTTGAGTAAGATTGCTCCTAGAGATCCCGATTTGGGAAAATGGCTTTTTCTTTGGGCGATGACGGAATGGTATGCAGGAAGGGAAGACAGAGCCATCCAGCTCTTCAAAAAGGCATTCAAACAGGATTTTCGTTTGAACCAGGCGAATTTCAATATAGCCGCAATCTATGAGAGCCTCGGACAGATCGCAGATTCTAAAATTTATTACGGAACCTACTTGAAAAACGAAAAGGAACTGAAAGAAGAGGAGTAATGGCCCGTGTCGAAAGAAGATTTCAGATGCTCCTCACCGAAGAGGAATTCGAACTATTGAGAACAGAAGCGGAGAAGAGGGAACTCTCTGCTTCCGAATTACTTCGCACCTGTTTTCGAAATGAGATCTTTCGATCCGATTCCTACCAAAGGCTTGAAGCTCTAAGAGAGCTGACTAAAATCTATCCGGAACCTTCTCCTTGAAATTATTATTATCTTCCGAATGTTTTCGTGAATTGGTCAGAGGTTCCGCGGCGTCCAGACGATCCGTATTCTCCGCGATAGAATCACTTACTAAAAAAAATCACGTATTCGTTTTGGCTCTTTCTAGTTTAGAAGAAGTATTAGCCAAGGAATCAGATCCGACAAAAAGAGAGATCCTTTGGAACCAATCCAAGAATCTATTTTTAGAATTCCTTCCCGTAAGAAAGGAAGAGATAGCGCTCGCGCTTAGAC
Above is a window of Leptospira semungkisensis DNA encoding:
- a CDS encoding tetratricopeptide repeat protein, which produces MNRSIILVTGFLFVCAGLLTGIYTAVIQDNDSSNRTILEKVREGEEFLKHSNPKSADKALDIFAELSSKDVGSDLSFRIQYDLGAALDKTGDKMRALGIFRELNQKEGLSREEKAKVAYGLGNLLLLLNRDEEGKGHLEEVLRTSSDNKLRSNALSAIADYYMKKGNYDQSRKNYVLALQEDPENVKARVRWGKSLRRMGKDWSAYDVYEDYVQSDAYFDPDKIAVDKEFRSGLLEKGRQLYVHKQYYNAIETLKKALDIGVSESAREQAWYYIAESYDALGKPETAIQYLNKILENSDGTMDQTAIFRKGTIYFRSGQYEKAASVFHDAADRNPDSPIGKKALTWRKEALDQIEDDLKYKDSDSAKAKPSNDEDDRLDDDWKY
- the mtaB gene encoding tRNA (N(6)-L-threonylcarbamoyladenosine(37)-C(2))-methylthiotransferase MtaB, with protein sequence MPYLPGEKKVLFHTLGCRLNFFESDGLFSSLSKHGYSAATGEDVPDVVVVNTCTVTNKADSRNRNIIRNAIKRYPGAQVWVTGCYAQTDKDSIESIPGIAGVIGNEDKSRLPQMILEKEGIFSSAPEILDRFSYSDVLPHGHTRAYLKIQDGCDRQCSYCKIPQARGKGVSRNWNDVLDQVSFLQDNGVGEIMLTGVNLGWYRDSEGRKSFTKMLEAILNKLEYSRLRLSSIEPPDVGVELAELLTHPRFTPFLHVPLQSGSRSVLKRMKRSYTPETFRKRIELAKSKVPNLFLGTDVIVGFPGETEEDFQDSCSILDELGFAKIHAFPFSVRKNTSAEEYPETVSKEEKKERVHTLMQLSQRLHKSYAESQFSQKREAVLEKDGIAVTDNYLKAILPESDLRSLSPGQFLTVEIGDYVPEPGKEGKVIGRILAAV
- a CDS encoding tetratricopeptide repeat protein, which gives rise to MKIRLRIIAIFCFLLSGALSAQQDLRVDGDGTSSVAGSLNVEVLRDGKSVRISWDPPRETGEIIVARSSSIIDSADKCYIADSLGKFPSGVANGVNQIFDYNLKPGTYYYAVVLAHHVRRKDVRLVANRNFTTIPIVIENNPQVNNTPPAQNPPVTQNPPVNNQVPPPEEQKYLSDNARVTDIAAKREGKFVRITWEPYPKGIPGETIYTIYKSAEPLSSLSLMRKAEKLAEVSHPENNFLDQDLTKSQTLYYGVSVKQGLKEVLPLVQNQSFIRHFYVYDQDKRKPPKEDDSVVTNPDFSFDEMHVRDLNATTVEGGIRLDWKPPTKADENTVYSIYQALKPLAGGMSTFLGGNVKKLGEMAHPDTNVMVRMKPYDGTVYFGVTVKRGEVEDFTLTLDQSYVAIGSNPNEQDQNNQQQTADQEPKEDQNPKEEEQKPSHNEEKAPLIVQQEEPSEEEMDRVLKSTFWKDEYAEAIRQLGPYAGAGDNSIRGKAKFYMGMSYYRKGEYNKALKYFVQKDTKAYNPERTEFWTKQCLSRIGGGKR
- a CDS encoding class I SAM-dependent methyltransferase is translated as MIDIEYYYDPEYQNFLLSSKRRELTPPETVFKHFSFKDVQNIVDFGMGLGFWTENLLKAIHKEGWVWGAECNQDFLDEVLHWKNREDIQRFTPFFMEKADRPLLPEWIPVPEVIFASLVLSTFADPGQAMDGLIRSMKKGGRLIVLDWVKNEYPVGPRINDKISLDKMKFLAEQYKLEIIKTVRISENVYGLEIQSGPEFEYGYYDLREEETYSEELIRS
- a CDS encoding CopG family transcriptional regulator; the encoded protein is MARVERRFQMLLTEEEFELLRTEAEKRELSASELLRTCFRNEIFRSDSYQRLEALRELTKIYPEPSP
- a CDS encoding metalloenzyme, producing MIFYVFIDGIGFGEKDPEKNPFAKYANGIFLPLGGKEFPSDISSRLKDLVYLRTDASMGVKGLPQSATGQTSLWTGINACQVLSRHMSGFPTFTLKRIIAKYSIIRILEENGFKADLLNCYTPGFAEHVKKNPRHVSASTLIQMAADKPLKGMDDLREGKGLYMDISRDFLRKFGREFIDKDDPVLEIQDPYKTGKDIVPAVKGDHTLCIYEYFITDKVGHKMNWRGAQKCILDLEEFLLGVIDAMDPEEDQLIITSDHGNLEDLTVDVHTLNPVPTILYGKYTDQMKNSIKALKDIPHAIYDCLGIKIEMSEQEFVQTSA